The following DNA comes from Plodia interpunctella isolate USDA-ARS_2022_Savannah chromosome 1, ilPloInte3.2, whole genome shotgun sequence.
TTTACAGGGATTTACtatttcgaataaaaaatttctCTGGCCCACAGATATAGATTGCGTGCTTTGGCCAATAAATACTGGTGTTCATCACGTCACgcattacagaaaaataaaattgaaatgacgTTATACGTGGACATTTACTTTATCAAACTTCATAGCAACACCTCAGTAATCAGCAATATTATAGTTCAGCAGAACTCGGAATTTATATTAGGAATAACGGTCCTTAGAATTTCAAATAATCTTTCATcttttaatttcttcataTATAGCGTTACATAATTAGACGTATAGTGATAAAATGTTTCTCCCCTATTTCCGGTGAGTCGAGCAGTATTCATATACTACCTACTCAACATGGCTACTCAGCATCAGATTCGGGGCATTCtcattgtttttgaaattttatttcgttatttatttaataaaatattttgaatacgATAACATATGTCGTGTAAATAGGTCTCTAATGCTGCATTAGCAAGATAGAGGATTATATTagaggaaaatatatattctactaGCGTCTCATTTTGCAGGCATTCAATCCGTCCCGGAGTCGTCAATGACTTGTGCAGAAGAAATATTGTTACTCTGGCAGGCATTAAAAATGTTGTCGATGGCTATTGGAAAGCTATAGCAGAAGATTACGTATTTGTTAACATACATGGCTGTCGTGCTGAAGAGGTTGGTCATCCTTGCCTACTTGCTTTAGACCCGAAATGTGACGTGGGCGAGCGAGATGCTTTTAACAAGTCTActtgtaataatgtaatacaaaatatttttttagcttCCTAAAAGCCCCCAGAATTAGTGCGACAAAGATGGCAAGGGCTCCCCTATACGAAACCTAATGTAACCGTTTGATAAAACATGATTTGATCGAAATTTGAGCTCTATCTCATTTGTAGATAGTTGCTATATCAATGCATCAAAATCTAAGTAAAAGCGGTACCTAAACGCTATTTCTCTAAGCATCGTAATATCAAATCGTATCgttttgttattcataaacatgttaaaacacactttaagctaaagtacctatgttttgTCGCCTTGGGAAATATAAAGTgcaatagtgacaaaacatattttagcttaactTTTTTGTGATTTACGAAGGACATGGGCAGATTtgaatgtgatatttttattattattaccagattcgttttatttgttagatcGTGAAAGACCaagatttatcaaaaaaaaagtgCTTAATAACTGGTGCCAATAGTGGGATCGGATTGGAGATGACCAGGTGCATGACTTCCCGCGGCTGCGAAGTGTTGATGGCCTGCCGGAATCCATATGAGGCCACTACAGTTGTTAAAAACGTTTGTGAAAACCCCAATCTTCTGCGATTTTACGAAACTAATCTCGCGTCACTAAGTTCTGTGAAAGCAAGCTcggatgaaattttgaaaaaggaaAAGTGAGATTATTGCTCTCTAACTCTTTGTTGGTAGACTTGATGCTGGCTCCACATTATCAGCGAACAGTTCGCAAAACTTTGGAGGATTCTGTATACattactgatttttttttgcggtGAATTAaggcactcatacaaactatgaaACGTCTaggcattcgcgtcggcatcagtacgagttcggcgatagtgtgtgaGTGTAGTGTAAAGTAGGTAATACTATCAATAGTCTAATCGTCATCACGGTTCAGTACTATTGATAGTATTGTTCATTGTCTGCGAATAGTATTTCACCAAAACGGgctatatcattatttatgcAGTGGGAAAAGCAGACAATGATGCTGATGATGAAAACCGGCTATCGATATTTTATGGCCTTTTCCGGTTAAAACTGTCGATAGCCAAACTATCAAGTTTTAATACtggtgaaattaaaaattatatcacgAAAATTATGCATTTTCACAAGTTGGGTTGGGATGTTCTTGTGCGCTGATATCGTGTTGATTGTCCTAATCCCTATTTAGGCGTGGCCGCGGCAGCAGAAATACAGTTTTAGTACATACTAGCGCGGCGGAAGTACCTCAATTTGCTGCGGCATTGTCTTATGCATCTTTTTTAAGGAAAAGCGGGACATAATAGCAAAAtcgcaaattaatataaaatagtttttatagtattatttcataaaacaacaatagctaaattttgatgaaagtttaaattaaaggctaaatctataaaataggtattttatacatttagcCTTTGTGCAAAAATATGCCGATATCGTATTTTTTTGATTCTTACTGCAAATCAAAAAAATTGGGACAAGGCTCTTTGAGAGCGACTTTTGTCCCTCTTCTGGAATAAAAAATCGGATCTTCCCGCCAAAATCGGGATGTTTGGCAAGAGCGAGAGTTTTTATACTGACGACGCCGTATGTAACTGTGGAATCACACAAAATGCCTGCGATATAGGTACATCCAAGTCGAAATGTAAAAGATAATTATTGTAAGTCTATGCTACTGTCCATTGCGGCTATTGAGACTCGTCGTCACCTCGTTAGATGACGAGTACTGAGATTTGCACACGGTATGCATCTAGATCTCATTAATACCACCCTTATGAATGTACAGGAATATTGACGTCGTGTTCCTTAATGCTGCAGTATTTGGCCTGCCATGGACTTTAACCGAAGACGGTTTTGAAACTACGTTCCAGATTAATTACTTGAGCCAATACTACTTGTTAATGAATATCGAAAAGATCCTAGCACCAGACGCTAGAGTTGTATTTGTTTCTTCGGAATCGCACAGGTTTGATCTAGAACTGttataatgttcttatattaagattattatttcctGGACATGTCTTGTGCCacgaataattttaatgataattttgcaattaccaaataaatagtttttccTTTCTTCACGAACGAGATCAATTATCCGAGTTTAAACTAACTAAAACCGTTTGCTGTTATgcaaatgataaaatattttttgcatatttattCAGTTCTACATTGatgtaggtaattattatagttttttttatattagcgCTAAGTATATTTGGctatatataacttaaatttaGCTTCACTTGgctatatactatttataacttaaaaaaaaaactactttttcAAAACTAGTATTTGTGATTTCCGGCACAATAAAGTGAAATTACTGGGGCTCGATTCTCATGAAATCAAAGGCCATTTCACCAAATTTCTCCAATTTTTTTAGAAGGTATAACACGGTTTCTCGACTTACgaaaaatcacaattgaaAGAGTTTAATACAATGCATTAGCGATCCATTTTTTCACATTGTAAATTTGctaaaaacctttaaaaaaaagttgcgACAATTGATGATttgaacttcgattgcgtgagatTCGTGTCCCTGGACACGGGACAACACGCAACATCCCGGATTTCCCGGCCATCTGACAACCCTTCCAACCGCGCATTTCCAGTCACTAGCGTACCTACGTGCTCGTGTTGCTCGCCCAGGTATCAACATTGTTGTTAATAACATGGGCGAGCAAATACGCAAGGGTAAGTTATTGGTTGTTGAAAACGATTCACACGTCATTGATGTAGCAATCAAGCGAATTTTTTAGGAATATAAATTGGGATGCGCATAGCACACTGATGCCATCTAAAGAGCTACTGTCTATTCCTGAAGACAAGTATACCTCGATTAGAGCTTACAACGTGTCGAAGCTGTGTGGCCTGCTATCCATGCACTACCTGGCCTACCGCTGGATGCACAGCCAAAAGCAAGTATTCTGTGCTCACCCAGGCTCCTTCGTTAAAACTAGACTGTGTCGAAATTGGTGGGTGTATGAGGCACTTTATACTTTCATGAAGCCGTTTTCTAAATctattgtaagtattattgttataattttaattttagctaTTATAGAACCTACATTGCCGTagatatatgttataaatattgttagaaAAACATCTTTTTATAACTAGAAAGATGGActgtaatattatgtacatttttttttcagagcCAAGCGGCCAGTACACCACTATATTGTGCCTTTTCACCAGAACTGAACGGGGTATCAGGAATTTACTTCAAGGACTGTAAGCGATGCACTGAGAGCGATATAGCGAGCGACCTCCACTTATCGTTCAGGGTCAACGACCTGACGCACGACATGCTGCGCGACAGAGTGGGCGCCTTCGACGACGTCGCGCGCGCTTCCTCCGCGCTCTACCGCCAGCAGCTCAAGGAGGCCGTCGAGGACACGGTCATGTCCAATTACTCGGGCACAATAAACTCGTAGACTTAATactctattatttatataaagttaatttattttgtcaattttggaaattagaaaataaaagatgGTGTTTACTATAAatctttaattacattaattcaattataaatacattttattatataggtagtatAAATGAAGTTCATGTTTCAAGGTGAATACAACAAAGCAGgtaataaacacatttttttttttgtggtggATTGTGTTTTgtccagttttcaaaaaaaattaaataaaatagaaaattgacTTAAAAGGCAGTGAATTATTTGACTTTTTTAAAGCATGTCGCTTTTTTAAAGATTCAAAACCATCTGCCGTCTTCTGGTAGCATAAAATGCAGGTCGGATTAACCCAGCTAAAGTTCATAAATACTGGGCACGGTGAAGTAGGAAAACTATACTCTtcaaatagaaattattttttctaatacttACTGCTAAATAGTGGCTTTTGGGCTTTATAGCAGCACATCCTTAaactattcaaaataaatgcgTTATCATAAGGTTGAGTATGAGATTGAAGCaattaagtattatagttataataaaataattttacgtaatttttaatactactCTAGAAGTTTTATAACACTTGAAGACAATAACGACAAGGTCAGGTGTGAAATTCGAAATTGCgcttaaataacttttattatttcaatattttttgtaaaggcCTTAATTTACGAATAAGATAAATTCTGACTAATACAAGAATACGTATACAAAGACGAGCTTATCCCATGTAGCTTTCCAAATTATGtagatttacaaataatgaattatgtaAACGTTGCAAATCGATCACTTGATCTTGTCGTATTTATCATTTCAAAAAGGAAAGCAGCATTTAACGAATAATCAAACATAACATTTCTTAAAAGGcaggtaaaaataattgtttcttCCGTTCAACGTTAACCATTTCGCCGGCCAAATAACCGTAAACAGTATACAAGTAACCTATGTAGATTAACaaactttaattaacaaaaaaagtacAAAGTATGAAGGTACATGTTGCGGAGGCGTTCGGATTACGAACCGAACACCTCAGCTTTTTAAGATGAGATAACGCCACTTACTTCagactaattaaaatatactcttGAACCATACGATTGATAGGTTGTAACATGTCGCTTTTTCATCGATACCACTTACACTGAGTTATACAAAGATTATTCCTAATAaggtaatgtattttaaagagTGCTGTACTATTGAGCGCCCTGTATTTAACGAGTAACTGGTGTCTGAGGCTAATGTTCCATTGGGCTCATGTTCGCCTTCTATTTTCGGTAGATGGCATTTGTGAAACTGGAGGTCATTTGAATTTACAATCAATTGCGCCAAGATCGAGTGCGCATGGCATTTGCTAGTGACAGTGACAGTTGAAAGCACACAGAGCTAGACAAATAGGATGACCTCAACTCCTCAACTACACCGGCGACATCTAAGGTTAGATTGCCTGCCAGTCTCATAGATTACCTCATCGTAAGAATAACAATGTGTAACAATAATTAGAGGTTACAAAAGGTCACGTTGAGATTACATTTTCTAGGCTTAATGCTTCTTATTATCTCTTTCGTTTAGTATACAGAATTACCGCTATTGCTTTTAGGTATTCAATATCGTACTAACTGTTACCATGCATGAAATTAGTGACTTTCAGAAAAATCAGCAGATAGTCTGGCCACGTTGCCAGCTAGCTAGTAGAGCAATATGCGCTTTTCAACCTGTTTGCGGCAGATGGGGCACACGGTGATGCGGTCACCGCACATTTGGCACATCCCGTGTCCGCATAGGAATATCATGTTCTTTAGTCGGTCCAAGCATATAGGGCACATCGTCTGGAAGGGAAACGAAATGTTAAGTAAACAACTATTTTTAACCAGAGCCTATAATTAAGGTACTTGATATGTTGATATCGTTTTAAATGCAAGAGAACTCAGACAAAAGCTATGAACTTCAGTGTGTTAgtctgataataataaatttaaggatgaagataatttttacatgacattttgataaatacatTGAAATGCCCAAGATATGGATAAGTATGCCAGAAGACatgtaaagatattttttcggCTCCAGGTTGTTGACTACTCGCGGGTGCCCGTGTAGTGTAGGCGGCTGTACCTGTTCCTTGATGTGCTGCAGTTGTTGTTGTAACTTTTGCACGTCGGCGGCCGGCGCGCGCGGCTCCAGGTTGTTGACCACGAGTGGAGTGCCCGCGCCTGCGGCTTGACCTTTGTTCATCGGCGCAGCTTGGCTGTTGTCCTTTTCTACTGCGGGACAAATGGAAATTGTAGTCTTATACTGTCAATCAATAACGGGGATTCCGTGGGACGTTCAGCATTAAATCCTGTTTATTACGTTTTTCCAGTGAAATTCAAACCCATAAATTTGCCTTTCGGGTAGTTTTAGGATTCGCTTGCCTTATGAGACAAAAATTAGAATTATCGttcaaatttat
Coding sequences within:
- the LOC128669332 gene encoding WW domain-containing oxidoreductase-like, whose translation is MFLPYFRHSIRPGVVNDLCRRNIVTLAGIKNVVDGYWKAIAEDYVFVNIHGCRAEEIVKDQDLSKKKCLITGANSGIGLEMTRCMTSRGCEVLMACRNPYEATTVVKNVCENPNLLRFYETNLASLSSVKASSDEILKKEKNIDVVFLNAAVFGLPWTLTEDGFETTFQINYLSQYYLLMNIEKILAPDARVVFVSSESHRNINWDAHSTLMPSKELLSIPEDKYTSIRAYNVSKLCGLLSMHYLAYRWMHSQKQVFCAHPGSFVKTRLCRNWWVYEALYTFMKPFSKSISQAASTPLYCAFSPELNGVSGIYFKDCKRCTESDIASDLHLSFRVNDLTHDMLRDRVGAFDDVARASSALYRQQLKEAVEDTVMSNYSGTINS